From the Bacteroidia bacterium genome, one window contains:
- a CDS encoding FkbM family methyltransferase, with protein sequence MKHTVKRFIEMILGRRLMWLIGKSMYLHARRDVINEASVNGEEELQRQLLHEFSRNGERLVAFDVGANVGDWTMFLLDHATAELRQRMDVHSFEPVPPTFEVLSRRVGGHDHCQCAHLVPQAISDTPGQIEMFISEGAAGTNSIHRDAFMSDQQRIQITATTLERYVSEAGLSVVHFIKCDTEGHDLTVIRGAAGLFARECIMALQFEYNIRWVYSRTYLKDVFDLLEPTLYQIGKVTPKHIELYPRWHPELERYWEGNFIIIHPRALHCFRSVRGDFDGQFIYREGF encoded by the coding sequence ATGAAACACACGGTCAAGCGCTTCATCGAGATGATACTCGGTCGACGGCTCATGTGGCTTATCGGGAAATCGATGTACCTGCACGCGCGCAGGGATGTTATCAACGAAGCGTCGGTCAACGGGGAGGAGGAACTTCAGCGTCAGTTGCTCCACGAGTTTTCACGAAATGGCGAACGACTCGTCGCCTTCGATGTCGGGGCGAATGTCGGCGATTGGACCATGTTTCTGCTTGATCATGCAACAGCGGAGCTGCGACAGCGCATGGACGTACACAGCTTCGAACCGGTGCCGCCAACCTTCGAAGTGCTTTCAAGGCGAGTAGGCGGACATGATCACTGCCAATGTGCGCATCTGGTTCCGCAGGCGATCTCGGACACACCCGGGCAGATTGAAATGTTCATTTCCGAAGGGGCTGCGGGGACGAACTCGATTCATCGAGATGCGTTCATGAGTGACCAGCAGCGCATCCAGATTACGGCGACGACTCTTGAACGCTACGTCTCGGAAGCTGGTCTTTCTGTTGTACATTTTATCAAATGCGATACGGAAGGTCACGATTTGACTGTAATCCGCGGTGCCGCCGGGCTGTTTGCCCGCGAGTGCATCATGGCGCTTCAATTTGAGTACAACATCAGGTGGGTGTATTCGAGAACGTACCTGAAAGACGTGTTCGATCTGCTGGAGCCCACGCTATACCAGATCGGGAAGGTAACCCCGAAGCATATCGAGCTTTACCCACGCTGGCATCCGGAGCTCGAGCGTTACTGGGAAGGGAATTTCATCATCATCCATCCCCGCGCTCTGCATTGTTTCCGGTCGGTTCGAGGTGATTTTGACGGGCAATTCATTTATCGGGAGGGTTTTTGA
- a CDS encoding cupin domain-containing protein, producing the protein MHVVNLLEKLALFSDHWNPRIVGELNGQQVKLAKFRGEFVWHRHEAEDELFLVIRGSFIMEFRDSSTVVREGEFLIVPRGVEHRPVAENEVAVLLFEPVGTVNTGDADDDRKRNTLEAI; encoded by the coding sequence ATGCACGTTGTGAATCTCCTTGAAAAACTCGCTCTCTTCTCCGATCACTGGAATCCGCGTATAGTAGGAGAGCTCAATGGTCAGCAAGTCAAACTCGCCAAGTTCCGGGGCGAGTTTGTCTGGCATCGTCATGAGGCGGAAGATGAACTGTTTCTGGTGATCCGCGGCAGCTTCATTATGGAATTCAGAGACAGCAGCACTGTCGTGCGCGAGGGAGAATTCCTGATCGTACCCCGGGGAGTGGAACATCGTCCCGTGGCAGAGAACGAGGTGGCGGTGCTTCTGTTCGAGCCCGTCGGCACGGTGAATACCGGTGATGCCGACGATGACCGCAAACGAAACACATTGGAGGCGATCTGA
- a CDS encoding DUF4397 domain-containing protein, which produces MHQKLLRQAGLLAVVLLTTGFVLTGCIDEPNPPVLDRITSEIRFIHASPDAPSVDVYVDEIKVVSSVGYKGFSNYLEVKSGNRFLRLVPAGGDTSQAVFRRQVSVRSFTKITMAFHGSATDVQLLATQERFTYADETSKLVDSCDVKLININSGGDAVKLAVKEGETGARDIIPSVNMASLSSYRRVLSESNEYYLINANNQRVVTIPFEFKKPGYRYSVLFIGTSLSREALVLQDEPYQK; this is translated from the coding sequence ATGCACCAAAAGCTGCTAAGACAAGCCGGGTTGCTTGCCGTCGTTCTGCTGACCACGGGCTTCGTGCTCACGGGATGCATCGACGAACCGAACCCGCCTGTGCTGGATCGTATCACCTCGGAAATCCGCTTTATCCACGCATCCCCCGACGCTCCGAGCGTTGACGTGTATGTCGATGAGATTAAAGTCGTTTCGAGCGTCGGGTACAAAGGATTCTCGAATTATCTCGAGGTCAAATCCGGCAACAGGTTTCTGCGGCTCGTCCCCGCGGGAGGCGATACGTCTCAGGCCGTATTCCGCCGTCAGGTGAGTGTCCGCTCGTTCACCAAAATCACCATGGCGTTCCACGGTTCTGCGACCGATGTGCAGTTGCTCGCAACGCAGGAGCGTTTTACGTATGCAGATGAGACCAGCAAGCTGGTTGACAGCTGCGACGTCAAGCTCATCAACATCAACAGCGGCGGTGACGCCGTAAAACTGGCGGTGAAAGAAGGCGAAACCGGCGCGCGGGATATCATCCCGTCGGTGAATATGGCATCGCTCTCCTCATACCGCCGTGTTCTGTCCGAAAGCAACGAGTACTACCTCATCAACGCCAATAACCAGCGTGTCGTGACCATCCCCTTCGAATTCAAGAAGCCGGGATACCGTTACAGTGTGCTCTTTATCGGTACATCACTTTCCCGTGAGGCATTGGTACTGCAGGACGAGCCGTATCAAAAATAA
- a CDS encoding ATP-binding protein: MIVERRWLYVTLITALLLFVTLAVRGFFLHHITTHWDERKTAVDSTEAAVIGQRLDDAARSLLQLADAGAKAAATLANGMEHHGIGIVEHLHGSTEQRISFELRDSQGVLLRYSGHALPPFEQPQDGGLSLIDATPFAMLVHERALHDASGSLIGSLRLGLPFRVTVPVNRRFLNAEGLVETLAQEFELDLRPEPLPLTRRPSERVYVAFSPGGRTLAVLSFEGAISSVYTAEVAAWFNRTAVFLLLVLLLTISVPLFRLELRIPWAPLSMLAATIHCWGLRYVLQVADAPALLLPSIALDPSAFASSFGFGIAASAGDVLFSAFALLANTTFFYVRSLRDNERPIGILASFAWFIAVAASFPVVLRAAAAVLRSFVIDSSFNFDDVGALFDDPLHVLMICHAWLLTLSWAFLFLAMSLWMRRALRPLTGAIRHIFLIVPLATSIVVFLLVSGDMIFPWWVFVFCAVVFLLFGYIPLTQRRVLLSSLSAPFILAAMFGSMLTVVAFRDAMEAKRSAEIEAIASDLSRPVDAWSHVLLEQTLQEIGHIHVQRTTFGDVRPAYETAFRVWSASPLSRLQNNSALLLIDSSGQPVSRFAVGNDPFLLSMHTLSTTIEKTEGIVQSAYRRFDDREKRYYKGYTDVPSDSGRFQAVVVLEALDPMQISHNAVDLLRNTTSARSLAPEDHFVVSRFSANRLVQTTDPLMRRGMPLPREIAENLTLHQQGQWGVLQSGSTLLHTFFIPLPDEDAVLSISRGSPDILLSLYRWLRIGFFFAILSFGAVTLLMLTARRSVPHTRGTFARKLQLSLLAVAAIPLLLIWIAGRGFVLDTTTRDMEQQVTENLEILRSNILQHLPDSIKRDNVPDLLTDQLCQDIRLRTGKDINVFRGATLVGTSKPELYHTGLLNNRLNPEAWEALVIGNRDLHLTREQIGEFPYNVGYRALRDSRGALSAIISTPTLFERNRAEEVYVRASAAVLLWITLMGVIVLLVSTAMSRQISRPLDEFLHATRDITAGNLARKVRVSGSAEFVDLMTAFNTMTDRLRQSKEELAAAERELAWKEMARQVAHEIRNPLTPMKLSAQHLQRAWRDKAPQIGSIIEKVTRTLIDQIDSLSRISDEFSRFGRMPRRTMGEVDISRLLEEAVGLFRTHENIHFDLNIAPALPIVLGDREELARAVTNLLRNAVQAIASEGEIRIHVSIADDLVRIVIEDDGCGIPPDLLPRIFEPNFSTKTEGMGLGLAIVKKILDDTGGSIHIQSEPGHGTRVVVDLPPAPEVPDTTSGIREAQ, encoded by the coding sequence ATGATCGTTGAACGACGCTGGCTGTACGTGACACTGATCACCGCGCTTCTGCTATTTGTAACGTTGGCAGTTCGCGGCTTTTTCCTTCATCACATCACCACACACTGGGATGAACGAAAGACAGCGGTGGACAGCACGGAAGCTGCAGTAATCGGACAGCGGCTCGACGACGCCGCACGATCGCTGCTGCAACTCGCCGATGCCGGCGCGAAAGCCGCCGCTACACTGGCGAACGGAATGGAACATCACGGTATCGGCATCGTTGAGCATCTGCATGGGAGCACCGAGCAGCGTATTTCCTTCGAGCTTCGAGACAGCCAGGGGGTCCTGCTGCGATATTCCGGCCATGCATTACCTCCTTTCGAGCAGCCACAAGACGGCGGATTGTCTCTGATCGATGCGACACCATTCGCCATGCTTGTGCACGAGCGCGCACTTCACGATGCATCCGGCTCATTGATCGGATCATTACGACTCGGCCTGCCGTTCAGGGTTACCGTGCCAGTGAATCGACGGTTTCTTAATGCGGAGGGACTTGTCGAAACTCTTGCGCAGGAATTTGAGCTTGATCTGCGTCCGGAACCTCTTCCTCTCACGCGTCGTCCTTCGGAGCGGGTGTACGTGGCATTTTCACCGGGAGGCAGGACGCTTGCAGTATTGTCATTCGAAGGTGCGATTTCAAGCGTCTATACCGCCGAAGTGGCTGCATGGTTTAACCGTACGGCGGTGTTCCTGCTGCTTGTCTTGCTGCTTACGATCTCCGTTCCTCTCTTCAGATTGGAGTTGCGCATCCCCTGGGCTCCACTCTCCATGCTTGCCGCGACCATCCACTGCTGGGGACTTCGATACGTTCTGCAGGTGGCCGACGCACCCGCGCTGCTGCTGCCAAGCATCGCCTTGGATCCGTCCGCATTCGCCTCCTCTTTCGGATTCGGCATTGCCGCATCGGCGGGCGATGTACTTTTCTCCGCCTTCGCGCTCCTTGCGAACACGACGTTTTTCTACGTGCGATCATTACGGGACAACGAACGTCCCATAGGCATTCTCGCTTCGTTTGCTTGGTTCATCGCTGTCGCCGCATCGTTTCCGGTTGTTTTGCGCGCAGCCGCCGCAGTCCTGCGTAGTTTCGTCATCGACTCCTCATTCAATTTCGACGACGTCGGTGCGCTGTTCGATGATCCCTTGCATGTGCTGATGATATGTCACGCGTGGTTGCTGACACTGTCCTGGGCATTTCTCTTCCTCGCCATGTCCCTCTGGATGCGAAGGGCATTGCGGCCGTTGACAGGAGCCATCCGGCATATTTTTCTTATCGTTCCGCTGGCAACCTCGATCGTCGTCTTCCTGCTGGTCAGCGGCGATATGATATTTCCCTGGTGGGTTTTCGTCTTCTGTGCGGTGGTCTTTCTCCTCTTCGGGTACATCCCTTTGACACAGCGTCGGGTGTTGCTGTCCTCCCTTTCCGCACCCTTTATCCTTGCCGCCATGTTCGGATCGATGCTCACCGTGGTCGCATTTCGCGATGCGATGGAGGCGAAGCGCTCCGCAGAAATCGAGGCGATAGCAAGCGATTTGTCCCGCCCGGTAGATGCCTGGTCGCACGTTTTATTGGAGCAAACACTTCAGGAAATCGGTCATATTCACGTGCAACGCACCACCTTCGGTGACGTCCGGCCCGCATATGAAACAGCGTTCCGCGTATGGTCCGCTTCGCCCTTGAGCCGCTTGCAGAACAATTCAGCATTGTTGCTCATAGATTCCAGCGGACAGCCGGTGTCGCGTTTCGCCGTGGGGAACGATCCCTTCCTCCTTTCCATGCACACCCTGTCCACCACGATAGAGAAAACCGAGGGCATCGTTCAATCCGCATATCGCCGTTTTGACGACCGTGAGAAACGCTACTACAAGGGCTATACAGATGTGCCATCGGATAGTGGCCGCTTCCAGGCCGTGGTGGTGCTGGAAGCACTCGATCCGATGCAAATCTCGCACAATGCTGTAGATCTCCTCCGGAACACAACATCCGCGAGAAGTCTCGCGCCCGAGGATCATTTCGTAGTCAGCCGGTTCTCAGCGAATCGTCTGGTACAGACCACGGATCCGCTGATGCGGCGCGGTATGCCTCTTCCACGCGAAATTGCAGAAAATCTTACGCTTCATCAGCAAGGCCAATGGGGTGTTCTCCAGAGTGGATCAACCCTGCTGCATACCTTTTTCATCCCGCTTCCCGACGAGGATGCTGTACTCAGCATTTCACGAGGCAGCCCTGACATTCTGCTGTCTCTGTATCGCTGGCTGCGTATCGGCTTTTTCTTCGCCATACTGAGCTTCGGAGCAGTGACACTGCTGATGCTGACAGCACGGAGATCAGTGCCTCACACGCGTGGCACGTTCGCGCGGAAGTTGCAGCTCTCGTTGCTCGCCGTCGCCGCTATCCCCCTGTTATTGATCTGGATTGCGGGAAGAGGTTTTGTCCTCGACACAACCACGCGTGATATGGAGCAGCAGGTGACGGAGAATCTTGAGATCCTGCGCTCGAACATCCTTCAGCACCTTCCCGACAGTATCAAGCGGGACAACGTTCCCGATCTGCTCACTGATCAGCTTTGTCAGGATATCCGTCTGCGCACGGGGAAGGACATCAATGTCTTCCGCGGTGCCACACTGGTCGGCACAAGCAAACCCGAACTCTACCATACAGGGCTGCTGAACAACAGATTGAATCCGGAAGCCTGGGAAGCCCTTGTCATCGGGAACAGAGACCTTCATCTCACACGCGAACAGATAGGTGAGTTTCCGTACAACGTCGGGTATCGGGCCTTACGCGACAGCCGCGGTGCGTTGTCCGCGATAATTTCGACACCCACATTGTTCGAACGCAACAGAGCCGAGGAGGTCTACGTGCGCGCTTCAGCCGCGGTGCTGTTATGGATAACGCTGATGGGTGTGATTGTCCTATTGGTCAGTACAGCCATGTCCCGTCAGATATCCCGCCCACTGGACGAGTTCCTTCATGCAACCCGGGACATCACGGCCGGCAATCTCGCGCGCAAGGTGCGGGTGAGTGGCTCGGCGGAGTTCGTGGATTTGATGACGGCGTTCAATACGATGACGGACAGACTACGTCAAAGCAAGGAGGAGCTTGCGGCTGCGGAGCGCGAACTCGCATGGAAGGAAATGGCACGACAAGTGGCACATGAAATCCGCAATCCACTGACCCCGATGAAACTTTCCGCCCAGCACCTGCAGCGTGCATGGCGTGACAAAGCGCCGCAAATCGGGAGTATCATCGAGAAGGTAACACGAACACTCATCGATCAAATTGACAGTCTATCACGTATCAGCGACGAGTTCTCCCGGTTCGGCCGTATGCCTCGTCGGACGATGGGTGAAGTGGATATCTCCCGCCTGCTTGAGGAAGCCGTTGGCTTATTCCGTACACATGAAAACATTCATTTCGATCTGAACATCGCACCCGCGCTGCCGATCGTGCTTGGAGACCGCGAAGAACTCGCACGCGCGGTGACCAACCTGCTGCGAAATGCCGTCCAGGCCATCGCTTCGGAAGGGGAGATCAGGATTCATGTCAGCATCGCGGACGATCTCGTTCGTATTGTCATTGAGGACGATGGTTGTGGCATTCCTCCGGATCTCCTCCCGCGGATTTTCGAGCCGAACTTCAGCACGAAAACAGAAGGGATGGGCCTTGGTCTGGCTATCGTCAAGAAAATTCTTGATGATACGGGAGGGTCCATACACATTCAAAGCGAACCCGGTCATGGTACCCGTGTCGTTGTTGATCTTCCGCCTGCACCCGAAGTGCCGGATACGACTAGCGGGATTCGGGAAGCGCAATGA
- a CDS encoding DUF4384 domain-containing protein: MKRIIITLATALALLPTLFAGAAIGSVSSIGPLRAGDYGIAVDLWTDRGQNEVYYPGDPIAVYFRASDDCFITIYSIGTEGDVSIIFPEFPDDGFVYGGVTYKLPEYYSGMRLRIAGPRGVEYLHAVATRDPGAFLYTSHRGRWRTGISPVVGDPFLAINAINGRLISVQHIAATATVSYFVGGRVWYPRYACYDCHARSPRFDPYDLSCSRYTVSIATHYDYWWAYNYHPVRTHFVFGGPFWKFTIRTHPPHRRPHYRYVDFAYGHWNYIPLRPIHRPHHRVVYRPGRISTYKSWERSYTRVRSNDTWDRRTRDPRMEYRSRDYTVSRSDGTAIRGISSSGGRSRVDSERDRIGTDRGNTRSRDAASDIRDRGRTTDTPSSGVNSSAASGVSRERNRETSRDVFPDVKPTTDTRRDRERTSPDRLTPPIQNRESEAEHNRSTTSTRERAVQSTRPANEVRDDGRLSPPVQERDAQIRQTQNAETAQRRAAEELRQREAEASQRREAETARQRAAEASQRREADAARQREAEASQRREAEAARQRAAEASQRREADAARQREAEASQRREAEAARQREAEASQRREAETARQRAAEASQRREAEAARQREAEASQRREAEAARQRRAEASQRREADAARQREAEASQRREADAARQREAEASQRREAEAARQREAEASQRREADAARQRETEASQRREAEAARMRYTAPVQDRANGAATPTMTMRGREQLLDDGNAGMRSRSTDASRSSNPSVDRSSGRSERSQGNAAIPGRAPSSPRRSDDGRSRAR, translated from the coding sequence ATGAAACGCATCATCATCACACTCGCAACAGCTCTCGCATTGCTCCCAACACTTTTCGCGGGTGCGGCTATCGGTTCCGTCAGCAGCATCGGTCCTCTCCGCGCGGGAGACTACGGCATCGCCGTGGATTTGTGGACGGACCGGGGGCAGAATGAGGTCTATTACCCCGGTGATCCCATCGCCGTGTATTTTCGGGCAAGCGACGACTGTTTCATCACGATTTACTCCATCGGCACCGAGGGTGATGTCAGCATCATCTTCCCGGAGTTTCCCGATGATGGTTTCGTCTACGGCGGGGTGACGTACAAACTGCCGGAATATTACAGCGGGATGCGTTTGCGCATTGCTGGTCCCCGGGGTGTCGAGTATCTGCACGCGGTGGCGACGCGCGATCCGGGCGCGTTTCTCTACACCTCACATCGGGGCAGATGGCGTACGGGAATCTCACCTGTCGTGGGCGACCCCTTCCTCGCCATCAACGCGATAAACGGACGTCTCATTAGCGTACAGCACATTGCGGCTACCGCCACGGTATCGTATTTCGTCGGAGGCCGCGTTTGGTATCCTCGCTATGCCTGCTACGACTGCCACGCCCGGTCGCCGCGCTTCGATCCCTACGATCTTTCCTGCAGCCGGTACACCGTGAGCATCGCGACACATTATGATTACTGGTGGGCATACAACTATCACCCAGTGCGTACGCATTTCGTGTTCGGCGGGCCGTTCTGGAAATTCACCATTCGAACGCATCCGCCACACAGAAGACCGCATTACCGCTATGTGGACTTCGCGTATGGTCACTGGAACTACATTCCGCTGCGGCCCATTCACCGTCCGCATCATAGAGTGGTGTATCGGCCCGGGCGCATCAGCACCTACAAATCCTGGGAGCGCAGTTACACGCGCGTTCGATCGAACGACACCTGGGACAGGCGGACGCGGGATCCGCGCATGGAGTATCGCAGCCGTGACTACACTGTGTCAAGGAGCGACGGAACCGCCATACGCGGAATATCCTCTTCGGGAGGACGCAGCAGAGTAGACAGTGAGCGGGATAGAATCGGCACTGATCGCGGGAACACCAGATCGAGAGACGCAGCGAGCGACATCCGCGATCGCGGCAGAACCACCGACACTCCGTCGAGCGGTGTCAACTCCTCCGCAGCATCCGGCGTATCGCGTGAACGCAACAGAGAGACCAGCCGCGACGTGTTCCCGGATGTGAAACCGACGACCGATACGCGTCGGGATCGCGAACGCACATCGCCCGATCGCCTCACCCCGCCGATACAGAACCGTGAGAGCGAAGCGGAACACAACCGTTCCACCACGTCAACGCGAGAACGCGCTGTCCAGAGCACACGGCCTGCAAATGAGGTTCGTGACGACGGTCGCTTATCCCCCCCGGTGCAGGAACGCGACGCACAGATACGGCAGACGCAGAATGCCGAGACAGCACAGAGACGCGCAGCTGAGGAACTGCGGCAACGCGAAGCCGAAGCCAGCCAGCGACGCGAGGCGGAAACTGCGCGGCAGCGCGCGGCCGAGGCCAGTCAGCGACGTGAAGCAGACGCTGCGCGGCAACGCGAAGCCGAAGCCAGCCAGCGACGCGAGGCGGAAGCTGCGCGGCAGCGCGCAGCTGAAGCCAGCCAGCGACGTGAAGCAGACGCTGCGCGGCAACGCGAAGCCGAAGCCAGCCAGCGACGCGAGGCGGAAGCTGCGCGGCAGCGCGAAGCCGAAGCCAGCCAGCGACGCGAGGCGGAAACTGCGCGGCAGCGCGCGGCCGAGGCCAGCCAGCGACGCGAGGCGGAAGCTGCGCGGCAACGCGAAGCCGAAGCCAGCCAGCGACGCGAGGCGGAAGCTGCGCGGCAACGCAGAGCCGAAGCCAGCCAGCGACGCGAAGCAGACGCTGCGCGGCAACGCGAAGCCGAAGCCAGTCAGCGACGCGAAGCGGACGCTGCCCGGCAGCGCGAAGCCGAAGCCAGCCAGCGACGTGAAGCGGAAGCTGCGCGGCAACGCGAAGCCGAAGCCAGCCAGCGACGTGAAGCGGACGCTGCGCGGCAGCGCGAGACCGAAGCCAGCCAGCGACGCGAGGCGGAGGCCGCCCGCATGCGTTACACGGCTCCCGTCCAGGACCGTGCGAACGGAGCCGCAACACCGACAATGACTATGCGGGGCAGGGAGCAATTGTTGGATGATGGGAACGCAGGGATGAGGAGCCGATCGACCGACGCATCTCGGTCCAGTAATCCGTCGGTTGATCGGAGTAGCGGGAGGTCGGAGAGGTCTCAGGGAAACGCCGCCATCCCCGGTCGCGCTCCTTCATCGCCACGCCGTTCCGATGATGGACGCAGTCGCGCGCGGTAG
- a CDS encoding tetratricopeptide repeat protein translates to MLTAKKKISVREAVPKSASANFFYDAQEWLKQNGKIVGGVVIGLVAIIVVWYFYSSGKAADDVEANRMLRQVMPLYGQQQYKLAITGDPNQNIPGLKTIVEKYGGTPTGQAATIYLANAYLYTDELDKAYETFDDASPDSDILNAAALAGKAAVYEAKKNYKDAAPLFEKAANAVENDLLRSGHQLSAGRAYGLSGDKEMAKKMLELVKEAKSTRYHQEADKLLAQFELIGE, encoded by the coding sequence GTGTTAACCGCGAAAAAAAAGATTTCCGTCCGCGAGGCGGTGCCAAAATCCGCCTCCGCGAATTTTTTTTATGATGCGCAGGAGTGGCTGAAGCAAAACGGCAAAATCGTCGGAGGCGTTGTCATCGGTCTCGTCGCTATCATCGTCGTCTGGTATTTCTACTCCAGCGGCAAAGCTGCAGATGATGTGGAAGCCAACCGCATGCTCCGCCAAGTCATGCCACTGTACGGACAACAGCAGTATAAGCTGGCAATCACCGGCGATCCCAACCAGAATATCCCCGGGCTCAAAACCATCGTCGAGAAATACGGCGGCACCCCGACCGGTCAGGCCGCAACAATTTATCTCGCCAACGCCTACCTGTACACCGACGAGTTGGACAAGGCATACGAAACGTTCGACGACGCCTCACCGGATTCTGATATCCTGAATGCCGCCGCGCTTGCCGGCAAGGCCGCAGTCTACGAAGCGAAGAAGAATTACAAAGATGCAGCCCCGCTATTCGAAAAGGCCGCCAATGCGGTTGAGAATGACCTGCTCCGCAGCGGGCATCAGCTTTCCGCGGGTCGTGCCTACGGTCTGTCCGGCGATAAGGAGATGGCGAAAAAGATGCTGGAACTCGTTAAGGAAGCGAAATCCACCCGTTATCATCAAGAAGCGGACAAGCTGCTCGCCCAGTTCGAGCTCATCGGCGAGTAA
- a CDS encoding MBL fold metallo-hydrolase translates to MMNIRALEAGPFQTMGYIASDSAGNAFIVDVPLDSRERMLGLIREYALSVQMILLTHGHFDHVGEVRALSETLGVPVLIHSHDAALLERPMAMFASLDVVVDGLRATRFLSDEENVPCGSLNLRVLHVPGHTPGHVALYEQTEGVLFSGDVLFHSSIGRTDLPGGDYEALMRSITERLLTLPDETVVYPGHGPHTTIGFERAHNPFILDYLDHF, encoded by the coding sequence ATGATGAACATACGAGCATTGGAAGCGGGCCCGTTTCAGACGATGGGCTACATAGCAAGCGACAGCGCAGGCAACGCGTTTATCGTGGATGTGCCATTGGATTCCAGGGAGCGCATGCTCGGCTTGATCCGCGAGTATGCGCTGTCGGTTCAAATGATCCTGCTTACCCATGGTCATTTCGACCACGTCGGGGAAGTTCGGGCGCTCTCGGAAACTCTCGGCGTCCCGGTGCTCATACACAGTCACGATGCCGCGCTGCTCGAGCGCCCCATGGCGATGTTTGCTTCACTTGATGTCGTTGTTGACGGGCTGCGTGCGACCCGATTTCTTTCTGATGAGGAGAATGTCCCATGCGGGTCTCTCAACCTGCGCGTTCTCCATGTACCCGGGCACACACCCGGGCATGTCGCGCTGTATGAGCAAACCGAGGGCGTTCTCTTCTCGGGAGACGTTTTGTTTCACAGCAGTATTGGACGGACAGATCTGCCGGGTGGTGACTACGAAGCACTGATGCGCTCGATCACGGAGCGTCTGCTCACCTTACCGGACGAAACAGTGGTGTATCCCGGGCACGGTCCCCACACCACCATCGGTTTCGAACGTGCACATAATCCGTTCATTCTGGACTACCTCGATCACTTCTGA
- a CDS encoding DUF4783 domain-containing protein: MRTLIFFLILLLHTGTATLHAAPLPPLGHERGTGREEEARAILMGAKDALSSGNVGYLRTHLATRVYLNLLNGTNGYYSREQAYIILVSFFESWRPISFSFSSRNFSIANPYGFGPLNFERRGRRGMAELFLSLTRAGDRWSISQITVSAR; the protein is encoded by the coding sequence ATGCGCACACTTATCTTTTTTCTGATTCTGCTTCTTCACACCGGAACCGCAACTCTTCACGCGGCGCCGCTGCCTCCGCTCGGTCATGAACGCGGTACAGGACGAGAGGAAGAAGCCCGTGCCATTCTCATGGGGGCAAAAGACGCATTGTCTTCGGGAAACGTCGGGTATCTTCGTACGCATCTGGCCACCAGGGTATACCTGAATCTCCTCAACGGTACCAACGGCTACTACAGTCGGGAGCAAGCGTACATCATTCTTGTCTCATTTTTCGAATCATGGAGGCCTATCAGTTTTTCTTTCAGCAGCAGGAATTTTTCCATCGCCAATCCCTATGGCTTCGGACCGTTGAATTTCGAAAGACGCGGGCGCCGGGGCATGGCCGAACTTTTTCTTTCACTCACTCGCGCGGGTGATCGCTGGTCCATCAGTCAGATCACCGTTTCCGCTCGCTGA
- a CDS encoding DJ-1/PfpI family protein, with protein MMKKMQLTVLLLLAAVLPGVAQNTAQQNTKDGEMRTVAVLIFEGVELLDVAGPAEVFIIAKEGKAFRVITVAASTAPIKTMGGVTITPDYDYQSCPEADILVLPGGDMRNVGDDGIAWIRSASHDAEILLSVCMGAFLLARADLLDGVRATTHSWGLERLKTAAPGCTVVEGVRFVDNGKIITTAGVTAGIDGALHIVARLLGAEAARWAADEWMEYDRPNVQKSE; from the coding sequence ATGATGAAAAAAATGCAATTGACCGTACTCCTGCTCCTCGCCGCAGTGCTGCCGGGTGTGGCGCAGAACACGGCGCAGCAAAACACGAAGGATGGAGAAATGAGAACGGTGGCCGTGCTGATTTTTGAAGGCGTTGAGCTTCTCGATGTCGCCGGACCTGCAGAAGTCTTCATTATCGCCAAGGAGGGAAAGGCCTTCCGTGTCATAACTGTGGCAGCCTCGACGGCACCGATCAAGACCATGGGTGGGGTGACGATCACACCCGATTACGACTATCAGAGCTGTCCAGAGGCAGACATCCTCGTACTGCCCGGCGGGGACATGCGCAATGTCGGCGACGACGGGATTGCATGGATCAGATCAGCATCGCACGACGCCGAGATTTTGCTCTCCGTCTGCATGGGGGCCTTTCTGCTCGCGCGGGCGGACTTGCTGGATGGGGTGAGGGCGACCACGCACAGCTGGGGACTGGAACGGCTGAAAACCGCGGCTCCCGGTTGCACGGTGGTCGAGGGAGTCCGCTTCGTGGATAACGGAAAGATCATCACCACAGCGGGAGTTACTGCCGGCATTGACGGCGCACTGCACATCGTTGCACGGCTCCTGGGTGCTGAGGCCGCGCGTTGGGCTGCGGATGAGTGGATGGAGTATGACAGACCGAATGTTCAGAAGTCAGAGTGA